A genomic stretch from Lysobacter soyae includes:
- the miaA gene encoding tRNA (adenosine(37)-N6)-dimethylallyltransferase MiaA has translation MQAPRAVLVTGPTAAGKTAIALALAEAFDGEIISVDSALVYRGLDIGAAKPDAQEQARVPHHLIDIRDPWERYSAAEFVRDALQAMDDIRGRGRLPILAGGTTLYARALIEGLAPMPSADPELRAHIEAEAERIGWPAMHARLAMVDPEAAARIHATDPQRISRALEVHALTGQPISALQKATVAPAANTRFLKLASMPASKDVLRERISLRFDQILAQGFLAEVERLRALPEIIAHPDPLALPALRAVGYRQAWAYLDGELGFEDFRMAAIYATRSLAKRQLTWLKREPDLHSFDPASAEAELHETVRHFMEAD, from the coding sequence ATGCAAGCACCACGCGCCGTATTGGTGACAGGGCCGACTGCCGCAGGCAAGACAGCCATTGCATTGGCCTTGGCCGAAGCCTTTGATGGCGAAATCATCAGCGTCGATTCCGCGCTGGTCTATCGCGGTCTGGATATCGGTGCGGCCAAGCCGGATGCGCAAGAACAGGCACGCGTGCCGCATCACTTGATCGACATTCGTGATCCTTGGGAACGTTACTCGGCCGCCGAGTTCGTGCGTGATGCCTTGCAGGCGATGGACGACATTCGCGGCCGGGGCAGGTTGCCGATTTTGGCCGGCGGCACCACCTTGTACGCGCGTGCTTTGATCGAAGGTTTGGCGCCGATGCCGAGTGCAGATCCCGAGCTGCGCGCGCACATCGAGGCCGAGGCCGAACGCATCGGCTGGCCGGCTATGCATGCGCGATTGGCCATGGTCGATCCGGAAGCGGCCGCACGGATTCACGCCACCGATCCGCAACGCATTTCCCGCGCATTGGAAGTGCATGCACTCACCGGTCAGCCCATCAGCGCCTTGCAAAAAGCCACGGTCGCGCCGGCCGCGAATACCCGATTCCTGAAACTCGCTTCGATGCCGGCAAGCAAGGACGTGCTACGCGAACGCATCAGCCTGCGATTTGATCAAATTCTCGCGCAAGGGTTTCTGGCTGAAGTCGAGCGCTTACGCGCACTGCCGGAAATCATTGCGCACCCAGACCCTTTGGCGCTGCCCGCACTGCGTGCCGTCGGTTATCGGCAGGCGTGGGCGTATTTGGATGGCGAACTCGGATTCGAAGACTTCCGGATGGCGGCAATCTATGCCACCCGCAGCTTGGCCAAGCGCCAGCTCACCTGGTTGAAGCGCGAGCCTGATCTGCACAGCTTCGATCCGGCCAGCGCGGAAGCTGAGCTGCACGAAACCGTGCGTCACTTCATGGAAGCGGACTAG
- the hfq gene encoding RNA chaperone Hfq, giving the protein MTKAAPGGKPQSLQDPFLNALRRERVPVSIFLVNGIKLQGTIESFDQFVVLLRGVTNQMVYKHAISTVVPSRNVRLSDLPAENDDTDAEAEGEAVDAGV; this is encoded by the coding sequence ATGACGAAGGCAGCACCGGGCGGCAAGCCCCAATCCTTGCAAGATCCTTTTTTGAATGCACTGCGTCGTGAACGCGTGCCGGTGTCGATCTTCTTGGTCAATGGCATCAAGTTGCAAGGCACCATCGAATCCTTTGACCAATTCGTCGTGCTGCTGCGCGGCGTGACCAATCAAATGGTCTACAAGCACGCGATTTCGACGGTGGTGCCGTCGCGCAACGTGCGTCTGTCCGATTTGCCGGCTGAAAACGACGACACGGACGCCGAAGCTGAAGGCGAGGCCGTCGACGCCGGCGTCTGA
- a CDS encoding adenylosuccinate synthase, with protein sequence MGQSVVVLGAQWGDEGKGKIVDLLTQDIGAVVRFQGGHNAGHTLVIGGKKTVLHLIPSGVLRDDALCLIGNGVVLHPGALQKEIAELEANGVDVRSRLKISPATPLIMPYHIALDQAREKAAGGKAIGTTGRGIGPAYEDKVARRGIRVADLHYPDELAEKLRVALDYHNFVLTQYLKVDAIDFQKTLDEALAFGEYVEPMKADVAGILHDLRKQGRKVLFEGAQGSLLDIDHGTYPYVTSSNTTVGGAYAGTGVGAGDIDYVLGIAKAYATRVGGGPFPTELNDDVGQGIRDRGQEYGATTGRPRRCGWMDIVALKRAVAINGISGLCITKLDILDGMDTLKMCVAYEYRGKRTEYAPLDAAGWENITPVYLEFPGWQESTAGITEWDKLPPAARAYLRALEELAGCPLAIVSTGPDRDANIILQDPFA encoded by the coding sequence ATGGGTCAGTCGGTTGTAGTTCTGGGTGCGCAGTGGGGCGATGAAGGCAAGGGCAAGATCGTCGATTTGCTGACGCAGGACATCGGTGCCGTGGTCCGTTTTCAAGGCGGTCACAACGCCGGCCACACCTTGGTGATCGGCGGCAAGAAGACCGTTCTCCACTTGATCCCGTCGGGCGTGTTACGTGATGACGCGCTCTGCCTTATCGGCAACGGCGTGGTGCTCCATCCGGGCGCTTTGCAGAAAGAAATCGCCGAACTCGAAGCCAATGGCGTCGATGTGCGTTCGCGCCTGAAGATCAGCCCGGCCACGCCGCTGATCATGCCGTATCACATCGCCCTCGACCAAGCCCGTGAAAAGGCCGCCGGCGGCAAGGCCATCGGCACCACCGGTCGCGGCATCGGTCCGGCCTATGAAGACAAGGTTGCACGTCGCGGCATTCGCGTTGCCGATCTGCACTATCCGGACGAGTTGGCTGAGAAGCTGCGCGTTGCGCTCGACTATCACAACTTCGTGCTGACCCAATACTTGAAGGTCGACGCCATCGACTTCCAAAAGACGCTCGACGAGGCCCTGGCATTCGGCGAATACGTCGAACCGATGAAGGCCGACGTCGCCGGCATCTTGCATGACTTGCGCAAGCAAGGTCGCAAAGTCTTGTTTGAAGGCGCTCAAGGCTCGCTGCTGGATATCGACCACGGCACCTATCCGTACGTCACCTCGTCGAACACCACCGTCGGCGGTGCCTATGCCGGTACCGGTGTCGGTGCAGGCGACATCGACTACGTGCTCGGCATCGCCAAGGCCTACGCCACGCGCGTGGGTGGCGGCCCGTTCCCGACCGAACTGAACGACGACGTCGGGCAGGGCATCCGCGATCGCGGCCAGGAATATGGCGCCACCACGGGTCGTCCGCGCCGTTGCGGCTGGATGGACATCGTCGCCCTCAAGCGCGCCGTCGCCATCAACGGCATCAGCGGCCTGTGCATCACCAAGCTCGACATCCTCGACGGTATGGACACGCTGAAGATGTGCGTGGCCTACGAATACCGCGGCAAGCGCACCGAGTACGCCCCGTTGGATGCCGCCGGCTGGGAAAACATCACCCCGGTGTATTTGGAATTCCCGGGCTGGCAGGAATCGACCGCCGGCATCACCGAATGGGACAAGCTGCCGCCGGCCGCACGTGCCTATCTGCGTGCTCTGGAAGAACTGGCGGGCTGCCCGTTGGCGATCGTATCGACCGGCCCGGATCGCGATGCGAACATTATTTTGCAGGATCCGTTCGCCTAA
- a CDS encoding M1 family metallopeptidase — MRLTLATAIALALVTAAPQAPAQTAAAQAQGVTTQLPRGVTPTHYAVEITPHAKDMNFDGKVAITVDVAQPTNTITLQALRLKIAKASLVPAKGKAMPAKVSVDEANQTASFAFDKALAPGKYTLNIEYSGVINTQANGLFALDYSTKEGSKRALYTQFENSDARAFIPSWDEPNFKATFDLTAIVPEADLVVGNMPIASSSNVGNGLKKVVFQRSPKMSTYLLFFAAGDFERATKMSGKTEIGVVTQKGMVDQAKYALDGSAEIVKRYNDYFGVDYPLPKLDNVAAPGQSQFFSAMENWGGIFTFEYSLLVNPQVSTDNDKRRIFSTAAHEIAHQWFGNLVTMQWWDDLWLNEGFASWMESRATREMHPEWNTTFDAVGAREGAMGRDSLSTTHPVVQHIETVEQASQAFDAITYSKGEAVITMLEAFKGENEWRDGVRRYMKKHAYGNTASADLWAAMDADGSNPITAIAQDFTTQPGVPTITVANAKCDAGKTTVDLIQGEYSRDMPDKKALTWRVPVMAQVPGNAVARTTVTDGKGSITVEGCGPVVVNAGQTGYFRTMYAPAQFAVVNKSFKSIKPVDQFGILADAWAFGVNGKQPVSDYLDLAMSIDNTADPTIQSQVIGVLASLDNYFTGDKAAQAKYRAFAIKRIKPTYNKLGFEDRAGDSDAVKGLRRTVVGALAGLEDKDIIAEARARYAAQDSKPLTPALRRTVYGIVAYNADAATWDKMHAMAKAETNPLVKSQLYGMLSGAKDEALAKKALALALTDEPGATLSAGMIRGVAGEHPDMTFDWAVQNREAVTKLVDTTSAPRYFPGIGSGSSKPEMVAKIRDFASKYIAEGSRKDAENAVTSIETRIKARQRMRPQIDSWLSKQK; from the coding sequence ATGCGTCTCACTCTCGCCACGGCGATCGCGCTTGCGCTCGTCACCGCCGCACCGCAAGCCCCGGCCCAAACGGCCGCTGCACAAGCGCAAGGTGTCACCACCCAATTGCCGCGCGGTGTCACGCCGACGCATTACGCGGTGGAAATCACCCCGCACGCGAAAGACATGAACTTCGATGGCAAAGTCGCCATCACGGTGGATGTCGCCCAACCGACCAACACCATCACCCTGCAAGCATTGCGACTGAAGATCGCAAAAGCCTCGCTGGTGCCGGCAAAGGGCAAAGCGATGCCCGCCAAGGTGTCGGTCGACGAAGCCAACCAAACCGCCAGCTTCGCTTTCGACAAAGCGCTCGCGCCGGGTAAATACACCCTCAACATCGAATACAGCGGCGTGATCAACACGCAAGCCAACGGCTTGTTCGCCCTCGATTACAGCACCAAGGAAGGCTCCAAGCGCGCCCTCTACACGCAGTTTGAAAACTCCGACGCACGCGCGTTCATCCCCTCGTGGGATGAGCCGAATTTCAAAGCCACCTTCGACCTCACCGCCATTGTTCCTGAAGCGGATTTGGTGGTCGGTAACATGCCAATTGCGAGCTCCAGCAATGTTGGCAACGGCTTGAAGAAGGTTGTCTTCCAACGTTCGCCGAAGATGTCCACCTATCTGTTGTTCTTTGCCGCGGGTGATTTCGAACGCGCCACCAAGATGTCGGGCAAGACCGAAATCGGTGTCGTGACGCAAAAGGGCATGGTGGATCAAGCCAAGTATGCGCTCGACGGTTCGGCTGAAATTGTGAAGCGTTACAACGATTACTTCGGCGTCGACTATCCGTTGCCGAAACTCGACAACGTGGCCGCACCGGGCCAAAGCCAATTCTTCAGCGCGATGGAAAACTGGGGCGGCATCTTCACCTTCGAATATTCGTTGTTGGTGAATCCGCAAGTGTCGACCGACAACGACAAACGTCGTATTTTCTCGACCGCCGCACACGAAATCGCCCACCAATGGTTCGGCAACCTGGTCACCATGCAATGGTGGGACGACCTCTGGTTGAACGAAGGCTTCGCCTCCTGGATGGAAAGCCGCGCCACCCGCGAAATGCATCCGGAATGGAACACCACGTTTGATGCCGTCGGTGCGCGTGAAGGCGCAATGGGTCGTGACTCGCTCTCGACCACCCACCCGGTGGTGCAACACATTGAAACGGTGGAACAAGCCAGCCAAGCGTTTGACGCCATCACCTACTCGAAGGGCGAAGCGGTCATCACCATGTTGGAAGCCTTCAAGGGTGAAAACGAATGGCGTGATGGCGTGCGCCGTTATATGAAGAAACACGCTTACGGCAACACTGCGTCGGCCGACCTTTGGGCGGCGATGGATGCCGATGGCAGCAATCCGATCACCGCGATTGCCCAAGACTTCACCACGCAACCGGGTGTGCCGACCATCACCGTGGCCAATGCCAAGTGTGATGCCGGCAAGACCACCGTGGATTTGATCCAAGGTGAGTACAGCCGCGATATGCCTGATAAAAAGGCGCTGACCTGGCGCGTGCCGGTGATGGCGCAAGTGCCGGGCAATGCCGTTGCACGCACCACCGTCACCGACGGCAAGGGCAGCATCACCGTTGAAGGTTGCGGTCCGGTCGTGGTCAACGCCGGTCAAACCGGCTACTTCCGCACGATGTATGCCCCGGCGCAATTTGCCGTGGTGAACAAGTCGTTCAAGTCGATCAAGCCGGTGGACCAATTCGGCATCCTGGCCGACGCATGGGCCTTCGGCGTCAACGGCAAGCAACCGGTGTCCGATTACCTCGACTTGGCCATGTCGATCGACAACACCGCCGATCCGACCATCCAATCGCAAGTGATCGGCGTGCTCGCCAGCCTCGACAACTACTTCACCGGTGACAAGGCCGCGCAGGCCAAGTACCGTGCGTTCGCCATCAAGCGCATCAAACCCACCTACAACAAGCTGGGCTTTGAAGATCGTGCCGGTGACAGCGATGCTGTGAAGGGTCTGCGTCGTACCGTGGTCGGTGCTTTGGCCGGCTTGGAAGACAAGGACATCATTGCTGAAGCGCGCGCACGTTACGCCGCACAAGACAGCAAGCCGTTGACCCCGGCTTTGCGTCGTACGGTGTACGGCATCGTTGCTTACAACGCCGACGCGGCCACGTGGGACAAGATGCATGCCATGGCCAAGGCCGAAACCAACCCGTTGGTGAAGAGCCAGCTCTACGGCATGCTCTCGGGTGCCAAGGATGAAGCGCTGGCCAAGAAGGCATTGGCCTTGGCACTGACCGACGAGCCGGGTGCGACGCTCAGCGCCGGCATGATTCGCGGCGTGGCCGGTGAACATCCGGACATGACCTTCGATTGGGCGGTGCAAAATCGCGAAGCGGTCACCAAGTTGGTGGACACCACTTCGGCGCCGCGCTACTTCCCGGGCATTGGCAGCGGTTCGAGCAAGCCGGAAATGGTCGCCAAGATCCGTGATTTCGCCAGCAAGTACATTGCGGAAGGTTCGCGTAAAGATGCTGAAAATGCCGTGACCAGCATCGAAACCCGCATCAAGGCGCGTCAACGCATGCGTCCGCAAATCGACAGCTGGTTGTCGAAGCAAAAGTAA
- the hflC gene encoding protease modulator HflC, which yields MNSVLSTRIAAVAAFLLLLFSSVYVVNEGQTAIVLNLGRLARTDIGPGLHFKVPFVESARVFDRRLHVLDAEPERYLTSERKDVSVDFFAVGMIEDVRAFYRATGGQESVAVERLAPIIKDALRNEINSRTLQEVVSGDRTQVTGEQLKNINAGSRTMGVRIVDIRIKQIELPTDSKVIQDVYSRMRAQRQQVASALRAEGEEQAQTIRAGADRDRAVILAEAERDAQKMRGEGDAEAARLYGSAASKDNSFFAFDRSLSAYKASFADGTALIVLDKDDPFLKYMKSEK from the coding sequence ATGAATTCCGTCCTGTCCACCCGCATCGCGGCGGTCGCTGCGTTCCTGTTGTTGCTGTTTTCCAGCGTGTATGTGGTCAACGAAGGTCAAACCGCCATCGTGCTGAACCTCGGCCGTTTGGCCCGTACCGATATCGGCCCGGGCCTGCATTTCAAAGTGCCGTTCGTCGAATCCGCACGCGTGTTCGATCGTCGTTTACATGTGCTCGATGCCGAACCCGAACGTTACCTGACCTCCGAGCGCAAAGACGTCAGCGTCGATTTCTTTGCCGTCGGCATGATTGAAGACGTGCGCGCGTTTTATCGTGCCACCGGTGGTCAGGAAAGCGTGGCCGTCGAACGCCTCGCACCGATCATCAAAGACGCGCTTCGCAATGAAATCAACAGCCGTACTTTGCAAGAAGTGGTGTCCGGTGATCGCACCCAAGTCACCGGCGAGCAGTTGAAGAACATCAACGCCGGTTCGCGCACGATGGGTGTGCGCATCGTCGACATTCGCATCAAGCAAATCGAACTGCCGACCGATAGCAAGGTCATCCAAGACGTCTACAGCCGGATGCGCGCACAGCGTCAGCAAGTAGCCAGCGCCTTGCGTGCGGAAGGTGAGGAGCAAGCGCAGACCATTCGCGCCGGTGCCGATCGCGACCGCGCGGTGATTTTGGCCGAAGCCGAACGGGATGCGCAGAAGATGCGCGGTGAAGGCGATGCCGAAGCCGCACGTCTCTATGGCAGCGCCGCGTCCAAGGACAACAGCTTCTTTGCCTTTGATCGCAGCCTGTCGGCCTACAAGGCGTCTTTTGCCGACGGTACGGCCTTGATTGTGCTCGACAAGGACGATCCGTTCCTCAAATACATGAAGTCTGAAAAGTAA
- a CDS encoding EAL domain-containing response regulator: protein MKRSVARLLILDDQEDLARNLRWIAEDIGFEVQCVTSAKEFFEVVEGFAPTHVALDLVVPDMDGVEIMRRLSITDFNAALILTSGMGKRVLESARTTGAERGLQILGILPKPFSPIELRKLLSAAAPDQVADDTPTRAPSVDEVAQAIDAEAFTIVAQPKVDLRSGRVVGAEILGRWHSDMLGSVSPEVFVRIAEQNGIMSGLCTSTFTQALDWFSRSPLKADGGHLSLNLSTTCLSDVTLADRIEAACVARDVATQSLVLEITESVAMDRTADSFDTLTRLRLKGFRLSVDDFGTGYSSLIQLARLPLTELKIDRSFVMALSHSTDAHRIVDATIRLAQGMDLVSVAEGVEDPQSLADLRDMGCDLAQGFYLAKPMVPSALDAWFTQNQGISHDIQGLPGQGAPVDRTSGATLK from the coding sequence ATGAAACGCTCGGTCGCCAGACTCCTGATTTTGGATGACCAAGAAGATCTGGCGCGTAACTTGCGCTGGATCGCCGAAGACATCGGTTTCGAAGTGCAATGCGTTACCAGCGCCAAAGAATTTTTTGAGGTCGTTGAAGGCTTCGCCCCCACGCATGTGGCGCTCGATTTGGTCGTTCCGGATATGGATGGCGTGGAAATCATGCGCCGCCTTTCCATCACCGATTTCAATGCCGCGCTGATCCTGACCAGCGGCATGGGAAAACGCGTGCTCGAATCCGCCCGCACCACCGGGGCGGAACGGGGCTTGCAGATCTTGGGCATTTTGCCCAAACCCTTCAGTCCGATCGAGCTACGCAAGTTGTTGTCCGCGGCCGCGCCGGATCAGGTGGCGGACGATACACCGACGCGCGCACCGAGTGTCGATGAAGTTGCGCAGGCGATCGATGCCGAGGCCTTCACGATCGTCGCGCAACCCAAAGTCGATCTGCGATCGGGGCGCGTGGTGGGTGCGGAAATTCTGGGTCGGTGGCATTCCGACATGCTCGGATCGGTCTCACCTGAAGTCTTTGTGCGCATTGCTGAGCAGAACGGCATCATGTCGGGTTTGTGTACGTCCACCTTTACCCAAGCCTTGGACTGGTTTTCGCGCAGTCCGTTGAAGGCGGATGGCGGCCATCTCTCTTTGAATCTATCGACCACTTGCCTCTCTGATGTGACCTTGGCAGATCGCATTGAGGCTGCCTGCGTGGCAAGAGACGTGGCGACACAGTCGTTGGTGTTGGAGATCACCGAGTCGGTGGCCATGGACCGAACGGCAGATTCCTTCGATACCCTGACGCGTTTGCGTTTGAAAGGCTTCCGGCTCAGCGTCGACGATTTCGGAACCGGCTATTCATCGCTGATCCAGTTGGCAAGATTGCCGCTGACCGAACTCAAGATCGACCGCTCTTTCGTGATGGCCTTGAGCCACTCCACGGACGCGCACCGTATCGTGGATGCGACCATTCGCTTGGCACAGGGGATGGACTTGGTGAGCGTCGCCGAAGGGGTGGAAGACCCGCAGTCGCTGGCCGATCTCCGTGATATGGGCTGCGATCTCGCTCAAGGCTTTTACTTGGCGAAGCCGATGGTGCCAAGCGCGCTCGATGCGTGGTTCACGCAAAATCAAGGCATCAGCCACGACATTCAGGGCCTGCCAGGCCAAGGCGCGCCGGTTGACCGGACTTCGGGTGCTACCCTAAAATAG
- the hflK gene encoding FtsH protease activity modulator HflK, translating into MAWNLPGRDSNNARPKGNRGPNWNPLSGLRDRFQGGDPSGIGRWIGIAVVLMLLMSSVVLITEQQRGVVVRFGKYVRTMQPGPNLKLPWPFEKVTKVNATAINTYSESVPVLTRDENIVTVEINVQYRISNPERYVFGTRDAVDMLKQAALSTVREQVGHSDLDTVLGARNALAVTARANLQKSLDAYRTGLVVTELNLPNARPPEEVKPAFDDVNSAQQDKDRLISEARAYAAKVVPEARGAAARTRTIAEGYKTTEIARASGDADRFNALVEQYKIAPDATRTRMWLETMQGVLANNRKIVGADSKQILNFSLPSAPASTAAATAQTTAPASAAVVTNTVASEADIRPGRQGRTLDRGDTGR; encoded by the coding sequence ATGGCATGGAATCTCCCGGGTAGGGATAGCAACAACGCGCGGCCCAAAGGCAACCGGGGTCCGAATTGGAACCCGCTGTCCGGGTTGCGCGATCGCTTTCAAGGCGGTGATCCGTCGGGCATTGGTCGCTGGATCGGCATTGCCGTGGTGCTCATGCTGCTGATGTCTTCGGTGGTGCTGATCACCGAACAGCAGCGCGGTGTGGTCGTGCGCTTCGGCAAATATGTCCGGACCATGCAGCCCGGCCCGAATCTGAAACTGCCCTGGCCGTTCGAGAAAGTCACCAAGGTCAATGCCACGGCGATCAACACCTATAGCGAATCGGTGCCCGTGCTGACCCGCGACGAAAATATCGTCACCGTTGAAATCAACGTGCAGTACCGCATCTCGAATCCGGAGCGTTATGTCTTCGGTACGCGCGACGCGGTGGACATGCTGAAACAGGCCGCCTTGAGCACCGTGCGTGAACAAGTCGGTCATTCCGACCTCGACACCGTGCTGGGTGCGCGCAATGCCTTGGCAGTGACCGCGCGCGCCAATTTGCAGAAGTCCTTGGACGCCTATCGCACCGGCCTCGTCGTCACCGAATTGAATTTGCCGAACGCGCGACCGCCCGAAGAAGTGAAGCCGGCGTTCGACGACGTCAACAGCGCACAGCAAGACAAAGATCGTCTCATCAGCGAAGCGCGTGCCTATGCCGCCAAGGTGGTGCCGGAAGCGCGCGGTGCGGCCGCACGTACACGCACCATCGCCGAAGGCTACAAGACCACGGAAATTGCGCGTGCCAGCGGTGACGCCGATCGTTTCAATGCCTTGGTTGAGCAATACAAGATCGCCCCCGATGCCACCCGCACGCGGATGTGGTTGGAAACCATGCAAGGCGTCTTGGCCAACAATCGCAAGATTGTCGGCGCCGACAGCAAGCAAATCTTGAACTTCAGTTTGCCGAGCGCGCCTGCGTCCACCGCTGCCGCAACTGCCCAAACCACAGCGCCCGCGTCTGCCGCCGTCGTCACCAATACGGTCGCCAGCGAGGCGGACATTCGACCCGGGCGCCAGGGTCGCACCCTTGACCGAGGAGACACCGGCCGATGA
- the hflX gene encoding ribosome rescue GTPase HflX, whose amino-acid sequence MFERSRGGERALLIHPQRGSVSDDAVMLEFNELARSAGATVVAEGRARIDRPNPAVLIGSGKLDEFKAMADATDADLVLVNHALSPVQERNLEREFKRRVVDRTGLILDIFAQRAQSHEGKLQVELAQLKHMSTRLVRGWTHLERQRGGSIGLRGPGETQLETDRRLLQTRLEQLQRKLDKVEVQRGQLRRARVRSEMPRIALVGYTNAGKSTLFNALTGAQAYAADQLFATLDPTVRRVTIPSGQVILADTVGFVRDLPHELVAAFRSTLSEAREADLLLHVIDAADAERALRIEQVDEVLKDIGAGDIPQLLVYNKIDQIEGAEAGVQMSDTSRSSVWLSAQSGEGLEGLKRAIGEVLGARRITGAVTLAPQDGKLYARLHALDAIRHEAMDEHGHRVIDIDLDEVDARKLAAAGAEMLRPLLPLDEEDPI is encoded by the coding sequence TTGTTTGAACGCTCGCGCGGTGGTGAACGCGCACTACTGATTCATCCGCAACGCGGTTCGGTATCGGACGATGCCGTCATGTTGGAATTCAACGAACTCGCGCGCTCTGCCGGCGCCACGGTCGTGGCCGAAGGCCGGGCGCGTATTGATCGCCCGAATCCGGCGGTCTTGATCGGCAGCGGCAAATTGGACGAATTCAAGGCCATGGCCGATGCCACGGATGCCGATCTCGTGCTCGTCAACCATGCACTCTCGCCCGTGCAAGAACGTAACCTCGAGCGCGAATTCAAACGCCGCGTCGTTGATCGCACCGGCCTCATTCTCGACATCTTTGCCCAGCGTGCACAGTCCCACGAGGGCAAGTTGCAGGTCGAGCTCGCGCAGCTGAAGCATATGTCTACGCGTCTTGTGCGCGGCTGGACCCACTTGGAGCGCCAACGCGGTGGTTCGATCGGATTGCGCGGGCCGGGTGAAACCCAGCTTGAAACCGATCGACGCTTGCTGCAAACCCGCCTTGAACAACTGCAACGCAAGCTCGACAAAGTCGAAGTCCAGCGCGGCCAATTGCGCCGTGCGCGCGTGCGCAGCGAGATGCCGAGAATCGCGTTGGTCGGCTATACCAACGCCGGCAAGTCCACCTTGTTCAATGCACTGACCGGCGCGCAGGCCTACGCGGCCGACCAATTGTTCGCCACCTTGGACCCCACGGTGCGGCGCGTCACCATTCCTTCGGGGCAGGTCATTCTGGCCGACACGGTCGGATTTGTTCGCGATTTGCCGCACGAGTTGGTGGCGGCATTCCGTTCGACCTTGTCGGAAGCGCGCGAGGCCGATTTGCTCTTGCACGTGATCGATGCGGCGGACGCGGAACGTGCCCTGCGTATCGAGCAAGTGGACGAAGTTTTGAAGGACATCGGCGCGGGCGACATCCCGCAGTTGCTTGTCTACAACAAGATCGATCAGATCGAAGGGGCGGAAGCGGGTGTGCAGATGTCCGATACCTCGCGCTCCAGCGTGTGGTTGTCGGCGCAATCGGGCGAAGGACTTGAGGGGCTGAAACGCGCCATCGGCGAGGTCCTGGGCGCCCGCCGGATCACCGGCGCCGTCACCCTCGCACCCCAAGACGGCAAGTTGTACGCGCGTCTCCACGCGCTGGATGCCATCCGCCACGAAGCCATGGACGAGCACGGCCACCGTGTCATCGACATCGACCTCGATGAGGTGGATGCGCGCAAGCTTGCAGCTGCCGGCGCTGAAATGCTGCGGCCGCTCTTGCCATTGGACGAAGAAGACCCCATTTAG
- a CDS encoding MBL fold metallo-hydrolase, translating into MNPCVQSFHDPATFTFSYVVYDQDGGHAAIIDPVLDFDAVAARTTTASADRLLAFVRDHQLSVDWILETHAHADHLTAAAYLKAATGAKVAIGRGICRVQAHFKAVFGLEADFPVDGSQFDQLFDDGDVFNIGALSVRVMATPGHTDDSLTYLIGDAAFVGDTVFAPETGTARADFPGGDARTLYQSIQRLLELPPATRLYLCHDYPPPERAAHAITSVDAQRNQNVHLANGTVEDDYVALRSARDATLSVPKLLYAALQVNIRAGELPPPDASGVRYLRFPLNQIGSSD; encoded by the coding sequence ATGAATCCCTGCGTCCAGAGTTTCCACGATCCCGCCACATTCACGTTTTCGTATGTCGTGTACGACCAGGACGGCGGACATGCCGCCATCATCGACCCTGTGCTTGACTTCGATGCCGTTGCCGCGCGCACCACTACAGCCAGCGCGGATCGATTGCTCGCCTTCGTTCGTGATCACCAACTGTCGGTGGACTGGATTTTGGAAACTCACGCGCATGCGGATCATCTGACCGCCGCGGCGTACTTGAAAGCCGCCACCGGCGCCAAGGTAGCCATCGGCCGGGGCATCTGTCGCGTACAAGCGCACTTCAAGGCGGTCTTTGGGCTTGAAGCGGATTTCCCGGTCGATGGCAGTCAGTTTGACCAGTTGTTCGATGACGGCGATGTCTTCAATATCGGCGCGTTGTCGGTCCGGGTGATGGCCACGCCGGGCCACACCGACGATAGCCTGACCTACTTGATCGGAGACGCCGCGTTTGTCGGCGACACCGTGTTTGCCCCGGAGACCGGGACCGCACGCGCGGATTTTCCCGGCGGTGATGCGCGCACCTTGTATCAGTCCATTCAGCGATTGCTCGAACTCCCACCCGCGACGCGACTCTATCTGTGTCACGACTACCCGCCGCCGGAACGCGCTGCGCATGCGATCACTTCAGTCGACGCACAGCGCAATCAAAACGTGCATCTCGCCAATGGCACCGTTGAAGACGACTATGTTGCGCTGCGCAGCGCGCGTGACGCCACGCTATCCGTACCCAAGCTCTTGTACGCCGCGCTACAGGTGAATATTCGTGCAGGGGAATTGCCGCCGCCGGACGCCAGCGGCGTTCGGTACTTGCGGTTTCCGCTCAATCAGATCGGCAGTAGCGACTGA